TCAACACTTAatgatataaaattgatttataaaataatgttcacattcatttgtatattatatacttaatttatatattgtgacAGAGCatatctaataaataataattcttttaaacaactctaatattacattaaaaaatatattttaaatctaattcaattttaatactACCTTAAAAGATAGTGTTTacacttaatataaatataatttatctttaaatttaacttatctCTTATTAATATAGAAATTCTCATGTacattcatttaatttatacaataaaaactcaagaaacaaaatgaaaccattttcataaataaaaaatgtaacgTCTCATTTAATAAACAAGCTTagttaaatgaaacatcacacaaaataatataaagagcaaaGTTGCGGGAGTATAatgtcactccttacagttatccaagatATTTAAAGTGAAATACTAGGATACACCACGATTCCATTTAACAAGACAAGATAAGAAGTTTAATAGTATCCAAAGTATATGCTCAAGGAGCAAAGTAATACATGCTAAAGAAAAACTCGAAGATAAGAAGGTCCGACCCAAGACaagctaagcagcggaatcttTATTACCCTGATGTCCAAGaggagttctcacatctgctcacatcaataaaattaatgatcatcgcaaaaggaggaAAACCACACAGAGAACATacaaacaaacagaaagggtaagctagagtaaaattttttttatcatgcaatTGAACATACCATTTAAAAGCCAAGCATACATAAATCCACCAAACATATAATGACCGACAAGCAATACAATAAGACTCAAGACATGATTATCcgaatacatataatcagtcggaTTCACCGGATGTTTGcgcttgtggtggcctctactgctctgcaaaGCCAATTGCCAATGGATTTCACcataccactcacaaggttagccttcaaacatctaaggtcattatcctacgacagactagggcctcctgctactctcatcACTCGATTCAGTAAGCtttacgtgagactaactgattctttagagtgtcaagatgcaatccttacttgaatccttactaaattatataataaggcaccaccacaaaccttcgtggaattacgtcctaatcatgaggcaccaccatgagctcccactaacaggggtcatggaattacgtcctgaccatgaggcaccaccacgaaaccatcatggaattacatcctgaccaatgaggcaccaccatgagaactcacctagagattcatggaattacatcctaaaCCACCCAAAATCACGTCTCACCAACCAAACATaaagttatcatgcataccaattcCATGCCAACATTTGTAACCAACCATCCAATCATGTTCCATACCAAGAttataccaaactcatcatttctAGCCCATAAACCACTCAATACATGCAAAATCACTCAATTAGTGCTTCAACATAGTAATCCAACCAAACATGTGACAATCATCCAAGAATAGAGGAGAAAACAGCACATGAGCACATCTTCGGCCAGTTCTCATTCAGGATAGAAGGCCTCGCTCAGTGAGCTttcttcgcctaggcgagagctcgagaAGTGGGAACAGTGGTTTTCTGCGATTTCTAACTTAAGCGAGACCTCTTTACCTTAGCGAGACTACACCTCGCTCAAAACGAAGACTCGTCGCCTAAGCGACAGCTCGAGCAGAAAACCTGGGCGAGCCTttgttagtctcgcctaggcgtgacacactcgcttgggcgagaaaaccaacAACCAAGCATTCAAGACCCAATCGACATTTATCAATATTCCAAGCAATTACAACAACACCCAAGCATTTTAAACACGAAAACGAGGCTACAACAGGCAGATATGACTTAAAACGTGAAACTATAACTTCCTTTACCTGAAAAAATGTTAGCAGAATATCCCGACACCTACGCAAATGAGTACGACAGCTCCCAGAGCAAATTCGCGAGCTGGGAACACTAGCACAAATGGAATACGAGTTACTATGGTGAACCCTAAGTGTAACCACGAAAAGCCAAACCAAAGAGGAAAAGTATGAGTTGGGAACCAACTTACGTGGAAGAGAACAAAGTTGGACTTGCTTGACACAGAGTAGCagcaaaccctaacagagcttcTGTTGAGGGAACAAGGAGAGAGTAAGGGCGTTGATCTTTCAAAATGGGCAGAAATGAAAGGCTTAggctggtttaggggttttggacaccctatgggccagtcTTAGGCCCAACTGACTAAGATAGGTCCTTAAACTTTAAGACAAAAttaaagtgggccttacattctccccaacaacaaaaattttcaaccTCAAAAATAAAGACTTACCAGGaaaacagatgtggatgtgacttcctcatatcctcTTCTAGCTCCCAAGTAGAGTTACCTGTTTTTCGGTCCCAAATGATTTTGACAAGACTGACTGGTTTTCCCCAACGTTTCTCGACTTGGCTATCCTCCAAAGCAACGGATGGTACTTCCATTGTGAGATCCTCCCTGATTTGTACATCCTCAGCTTCCAATACATGACATGGGTCAAACATGTACTTCCTCAACTACGAGACATGGAATACCAGATGAAAATTAGCCAACTAGGGAGGTATAGCGATCTCATAAGCCAcaggcccaatcctcctcgagatTTGGTACAGGCCAAGaaacttaggagaaagcttACTTGaacggagagcccttcccacactaatggttcgggtcaccctcaagaacacgtgGTCTCTAGCCGTGAATTCCAAAGGTCTCCTCCTACGGTTCACATAAGCCTTGTATCCCTCTAAGAGGCCTATATCCTATCCCTCACCATTCTCACATTCTCTGTAGTTTGTTCCAATAACTCTGGCCCAACAAGCACTACTTTctcatcctgataccaacacagAGGGGTCCTACATTTCCTGTCATAAAGAGCTTCATATGGCACCATGCCGATGCTCGCATAGAAACTATTGTTGTAAGTGAACTCTATCAAGGGAAAAACTTCATCACATGCACCTAGATGATCCAGCACGCATGTCCTTAATAAGTCCTCAAGCGACTGAATCAtcctctcagactgaccatcgATCTAGGGATGATATGTTGAACTCATGGTTAGTTTGCTACCCAAAGCACTCTACAAAGTTTGCCAGAACCGGGAAGTGAACCGCAGATCTCTATCTGAgactatgctcgaaggtaccCTATGCAATCTCACAATCTCTTTAATGTACAACTAGGCTAACTTGGCCATAGATATCCTCAGGTTCATTGCCAAGAAATGAGCGCTCTTGGTCAATTGGTCCACTACAACCCAGATCGTATCATGACCTCTAAAggttcgtggcaaatgggtcacaaagtccatgactatgctatcccatttccacacggGTATGTCCAAAGGTTGTAGAATTCCACCAGGTCTCTGATGCTCTACCTTTGCCTTCTGACATGTCAAACAAGCGGATACAAACTGCGTAACATCCTTCTTTATACCCTGTCACCAGAAGGTTTCCTTGagatcctggtacatcttagtcatgccaggatgcaaactaagacgactcttatgccctttcCTCAAGGATTAACCTTTTCACCTCAACATCGTCAGGTACACACATCCTACCCTAGAATCTCAATATACCATCATTACCCAAGGAAAAATCCTTCGCTTCATCTGACCCAAGCAATTCTACCACTCTTTTCAAACTGGCATCCATCAACTGTCTTTCCTTGACTAAGCTcaggaagtcactagatatagtcagaGTACTACATCTATTGAACTCAGACCCCAACTCAACTTATAGCTTCATATCTTTGAATTTCTCTAGTAGCTCCACCTCCTTGATCATAAGGTCTGCAGTATGCattgtcttcctactcaaggcatctgctACCACATTTGCCTTACTCGGGTGGTATAAGAGCTCGAAATCATAGTCCTTCAAGAACTTCATCCACCTCCTCTGTctcatgttcaactccttctgatcaaacaaataCTTGAGACTCTTGTGATCACTAAATACCCAAAAATGAGCACCATAAaggtagtgcctccagatcttcaaggcaaatatTATAGTTTCTAACTACAGGTCATGAAtggggtagtttctctcatgcaccttaagttgtcTCGAAGCATACGCCACCGtcttcttctcttgcatcaacacatAGCCCAATCCTAGATGAGAGGCATCAtagtaaacctcaaagggtttaccaACATCAGGGATCACAAGTATTGAAGCACTCGTCAACCTTCGCTTAAGCTTTTGAAAGCcttcctcacacttatccgtccaagtaaaaggttggtccttccgtgTAAGCTATGTTAGAGGTGTCACTATCTTTGAGAATCCTtttatgaatctcctatagtagtcAGTTAAACTCATGAAGCTTTTGATCTCTGTTGCcgacttgggactttcccactttaccaccgCCTCAACTTTTGTTGGATCCACCGCTATATCCTGTGCGGATATCACGTGTCCTGAGAATTGTACTTCttccatccagaactcgcatTTTGACAACTTAGCATACGACTGCTTCTCTATCAGAATACCAAGTACTAatctcaggtgttctgcatgttcctctTGAGTCCTGGAGCAGATGagtatgtcgtctatgaagacttcgacaaatttattcaaaaatggccttaatattttgttcatgtagtccatgaatacagttggagcattggtcacaccaaaaggcatcaccACATACTTGTAATGTCCATATCTAGATCTAAAGGttgtcttctgtacatcatctgCCTTCACTAGGATCTGGTGATATCCTAACTGTAAATCAATCTTCGAGTACATCGACgccccatgcaactgatccattaGATCATCTATCTTCAAGAGggggtacttattctttatcgtTATCTTGTTCAACTGTTTGTAGTCCACACACACGTGAActtccatccttcttcttcaccaacaacattAGTGCTCCCTAAGGAGAAGTATTGGGTCGTATGAACTATTTCTCCAATAACTCCTCTATTTGACTCTTGAGCTCTACCAGTTCTGCAGAGCCATACAATATGGAGTCATTGACACTGGACCGGTTCCAGGTCCaagatcaatagagaactcaATTTCTCTACTTGGAGGTAACCCTGATACTTCCTCTAAGAACACATCCTCAAATTCGTGTACTACCGAAATAACAGACGTCCTTTCCTCCTTCTCCACATCTAGATGTGTGAAGATTATGAAACATTGTGCGCCATCTTGTATCTCCTTCATAACCCCTTGAGACGataacaactcaggctcctctgagttggggaacaacaacttcttctctcGGCAATCTATAAGGATGTGATTTGCAGATAGtcaatccatccccaagatcacCTCTAACTCTTGTAGGAGTAGACATATTAGGTTTACTTTATATATgcgcccctctacctccactggacacctagcacacaaggacgatgtcctgaccaaacccgacggCGGAGTAGATACCACAAGTTGACATTGTAGCTCACAATCCGACAGATCCAACTTTTTCACACAAGCAtctgacacaaaagagtgtgtcgcttcAGAATCATACAACATAACAATATTTTCCAGCTATCACACAATGACCCAAAATAAGGTTACCTAAGCCTGCTGCCTCTGCCCCAATCATGGTGTACACTCTGCCTGTTGCTTGAGGTTTGTTGCCTCTCCTCTTCTGCTGGTTCTGGGCTGGAATCTGAACTGGAGTTCGTGCCACCACCCTCGCAAGGGTGGGGCaatccttgccacagttgttacACCTTCTGAAGCCTTCCAATTGAGGGCACACACTCCTCAGGTGTGGTCCTCCACACTAGAAGCACTACACTTTGTTTTGCTGGGAAGGGAAAACCCTAGACCCCTAAGATTGGGAGTGGGGCCTATCATACAGTTTCCTTCTCTCTTCATGCCTCGGTTTGGACCCAAACGGTCCACCAACCCTTTGTTGATGTGGGCGTTCAACTTCCACCTCAACCTTCATCTTTTCCATAACCCTAGCCTTCTCTACCAAGGCtacaaaatccttgatggacagtAGGGCTACCATCAGACGGATATCTCCACGGAGGTCATTCTCAaacttcctgcatcgccactcctcatcAAGTGGCATGGTGTAGAAACGACTAAGATGTTTAAACTTCTCGGCATATTCAGCTACGGATTTGTTTCCTTGTGTTAattggaggaattccacctccttagCGTACCTCATGTT
This region of Vigna unguiculata cultivar IT97K-499-35 chromosome 5, ASM411807v1, whole genome shotgun sequence genomic DNA includes:
- the LOC114182975 gene encoding uncharacterized protein LOC114182975, whose protein sequence is MRYAKEVEFLQLTQGNKSVAEYAEKFKHLSRFYTMPLDEEWRCRKFENDLRGDIRLMVALLSIKDFVALVEKARVMEKMKVEVEVERPHQQRVGGPFGSKPRHEERRKLCNNCGKDCPTLARVVARTPVQIPAQNQQKRRGNKPQATGRVYTMIGAEAAGLDACVKKLDLSDCELQCQLVVSTPPSDCREKKLLFPNSEEPELLSSQGVMKEIQDGAQCFIIFTHLDVEKEERTSVISVVHEFEDVFLEEVSGLPPSREIEFSIDLGPGTGPVSMTPYCMALQNW